One genomic segment of Chitinophaga sancti includes these proteins:
- a CDS encoding alginate export family protein: MKLLFRAGAFSIVLSAIFYLHADAQFSIGAQLRTRTEYRDGQGAPLPQGSNPAVFTSQRTRLMTGFSGYRFKLGATIQDVRVWGQDVSVINRTTTQDLNGLMVHEAWAEVMLLDTVYKNKALNLKVGRQEIAYDDMRLLGNLDWLQQGRRHDAAILKYETGPFQLHLGGGFNQNKENSTGTIYNETPPGNYTATTNAGTMYKAMEFLYAGKKFKKGNISFLFFADQFSKYHIDTVAGVATKTYEQATYTRMTTGLFYTNTFNKWTVTASGYYQFGKGATGLKLNAATLNGNFMYQVSKPFSAGAGVDFATGGTSSDGKTSNAFDFLYGTPHKYWGYMDYFYVGSPFGNRGLQDYYIKTKFKPNTKWTLTGDIHEFLASSEIPGYDTRRFGEELDIVANLALTKVVSFEGGYSHFWSTNALTSAGVKNVANAKSNSNWAYLMIIIKPDFIFK, from the coding sequence ATGAAGCTACTGTTCCGCGCCGGAGCATTCTCCATCGTACTTAGCGCTATCTTCTACCTCCATGCAGATGCGCAGTTTTCTATCGGGGCTCAATTAAGAACACGCACGGAATACCGTGATGGACAAGGGGCACCACTACCACAGGGATCAAACCCCGCCGTCTTTACATCTCAGCGTACCCGCCTCATGACAGGGTTTTCCGGTTACCGTTTCAAACTGGGTGCTACTATCCAGGATGTAAGAGTATGGGGCCAGGATGTATCAGTGATCAACCGCACCACTACCCAGGACCTCAATGGCCTGATGGTACACGAAGCCTGGGCAGAAGTAATGTTGCTCGACACCGTTTACAAAAACAAAGCCCTGAACCTAAAGGTCGGCAGACAGGAAATTGCCTACGACGATATGCGGCTGCTGGGTAACCTGGACTGGCTGCAACAAGGTCGTCGCCACGATGCAGCTATCCTGAAGTATGAAACAGGCCCTTTCCAGTTACACCTGGGTGGCGGCTTTAATCAAAACAAGGAAAACAGCACAGGAACGATTTATAACGAAACGCCTCCTGGCAACTACACAGCTACCACTAACGCAGGTACCATGTACAAAGCCATGGAATTCCTCTATGCCGGTAAGAAATTTAAGAAGGGCAATATATCGTTCCTCTTCTTCGCCGACCAGTTTTCTAAATATCACATCGATACTGTGGCAGGTGTGGCGACTAAAACATATGAACAGGCGACCTACACCCGCATGACCACCGGACTGTTTTACACCAACACATTTAATAAGTGGACGGTGACAGCTTCGGGTTATTACCAGTTTGGTAAAGGCGCCACTGGCCTGAAACTGAACGCAGCTACCCTGAATGGTAACTTCATGTACCAGGTATCCAAACCATTCAGCGCAGGTGCCGGTGTAGACTTTGCCACAGGTGGCACGTCATCGGACGGCAAGACCAGCAACGCCTTTGACTTCCTGTATGGTACCCCTCATAAATACTGGGGCTATATGGACTACTTCTATGTAGGCAGTCCGTTTGGCAACAGGGGCTTACAGGACTACTATATCAAAACGAAATTCAAACCAAATACCAAATGGACACTCACCGGCGATATTCATGAATTCCTTGCCAGTAGTGAGATACCAGGGTATGATACCCGCCGTTTTGGGGAAGAGCTGGACATCGTAGCCAACCTTGCCCTGACGAAGGTAGTCAGCTTCGAAGGTGGTTATAGCCACTTCTGGAGCACCAATGCATTAACATCCGCAGGCGTTAAAAATGTTGCAAACGCTAAGAGTAATAGTAACTGGGCTTACTTAATGATCATCATCAAACCGGATTTTATTTTCAAGTAA
- a CDS encoding MFS transporter — MSQNNQLKTLPLFSLNSINMRTFHITWLMFFVCFFGWFGLAPLMPTIREDLGLSKAQVGNIIIASVSGTILARLIIGKLCDTWGPRKTAIRLLIAGSIPVFLVGLARDYTTFLLFRLAISVIGASFVVTQYHTSMMFAANIKGTANAVTGGWGNLGGGVTNMVMPVIFATIVGLGFTKSEAWRYAMILPGIMMLIVAFLYSRYTKDTPDGNFDEIGHHANKTKTDYSILADWRIWALTLAYAMCFGMEITFDNVASLHFVDTFHLSQSSAGFWAGVFGFMNIFARAMGGIVSDKVGARFGLKGKGRLLAIVLLLEGIGLLLFAQAGNLTLAIISMLTFALFLKMANGATYGIVPFINEKNIGLVSGIVGAGGNLGGMLFGFLFKSESISYIQAFTYIGYIVIGVSLIVMLTRFISKPAKSWLHTKQPVAIAE, encoded by the coding sequence ATGTCGCAAAACAACCAGCTCAAAACCCTCCCGCTGTTCTCACTGAATAGCATTAACATGCGCACATTTCACATTACGTGGCTCATGTTTTTTGTTTGCTTCTTCGGCTGGTTCGGTCTTGCACCGCTCATGCCCACCATCCGTGAAGACCTGGGCCTATCTAAGGCACAGGTAGGCAATATCATCATCGCCTCCGTATCGGGTACCATACTGGCACGCCTCATCATTGGCAAACTATGTGATACCTGGGGGCCTCGTAAAACGGCTATCCGGCTACTGATTGCTGGTTCAATACCGGTGTTTTTGGTAGGGCTGGCCAGGGACTATACCACTTTCTTACTTTTCCGCTTAGCCATCAGTGTGATAGGCGCATCCTTCGTAGTCACACAGTATCATACTTCCATGATGTTTGCCGCGAATATCAAAGGCACTGCTAATGCAGTAACCGGTGGCTGGGGCAACCTGGGTGGTGGGGTAACGAACATGGTGATGCCGGTTATCTTCGCAACGATTGTGGGCCTGGGGTTCACCAAATCTGAAGCATGGCGGTATGCAATGATCCTGCCCGGCATCATGATGCTGATTGTAGCCTTCCTCTATTCACGCTATACAAAAGATACACCGGATGGTAACTTCGATGAGATAGGCCATCATGCGAATAAAACAAAAACTGATTATTCCATACTTGCTGACTGGCGCATATGGGCATTGACATTGGCATATGCAATGTGCTTTGGCATGGAGATCACTTTTGACAATGTGGCTTCTTTACACTTTGTCGATACATTTCATTTATCACAGAGCAGTGCAGGTTTCTGGGCAGGCGTGTTTGGCTTCATGAACATCTTTGCCCGTGCCATGGGTGGTATCGTATCGGACAAAGTAGGTGCCCGCTTTGGTCTCAAAGGCAAAGGTCGTCTGCTCGCCATCGTATTATTACTCGAAGGCATTGGCCTGTTGCTCTTTGCACAGGCTGGTAATCTCACACTGGCGATTATCTCTATGCTCACCTTTGCGCTCTTCCTCAAAATGGCGAATGGTGCTACCTACGGCATTGTACCTTTTATCAATGAGAAAAACATTGGACTGGTCAGCGGTATCGTAGGTGCAGGAGGTAACCTGGGCGGTATGCTCTTTGGCTTCCTGTTTAAGTCTGAATCCATCTCCTACATACAGGCATTCACTTACATTGGCTACATCGTAATTGGTGTATCGCTCATCGTGATGCTCACAAGATTTATCAGTAAACCAGCTAAATCATGGCTTCATACAAAACAACCTGTTGCTATTGCGGAGTAG
- the nirD gene encoding nitrite reductase small subunit NirD: MEITTNTQKDWVLACHTTDVPANGGVCVKLGDEQIALFYFARRNEWYATQNLCPHRQQMALSRGMTGTQEGEPKVACPFHKKTFSLKDGRCLTDEHECNITTYPVKVVENKVYIGVYNAAMVM; encoded by the coding sequence ATGGAAATAACTACCAACACTCAGAAAGATTGGGTACTCGCCTGTCACACCACCGATGTACCTGCTAACGGTGGCGTATGTGTAAAACTGGGCGATGAACAGATTGCCCTGTTCTACTTTGCCCGCCGAAACGAATGGTATGCTACCCAGAACCTTTGTCCGCACCGCCAGCAGATGGCCCTGAGCCGGGGTATGACCGGCACGCAGGAAGGCGAACCCAAAGTGGCCTGCCCCTTCCATAAAAAAACATTCTCGTTGAAAGACGGACGCTGCCTCACGGATGAGCATGAATGTAACATCACCACTTACCCCGTGAAAGTGGTTGAAAATAAAGTATATATAGGAGTGTATAATGCGGCGATGGTTATGTAA
- the nirB gene encoding nitrite reductase large subunit NirB, which produces MKIVIIGNGMVSYKFCEKIISKTHTTPPQITIFGEEPRPAYDRVHLSEFFAGKTADDLLLAPADWYSKNNIRLHTGDPVQHIDRENKTVHSYKGINESYDFLIFATGSAAFVPPIPGVDKNGVFIYRTIEDLELMRDYAPKAKRGVVIGGGLLGLEAAKAMLDLGIPDTHVIEFAPRLMPRQIDDAGSRILQSKLSQLGLEIHTNKNTSIILGDDTITGLQFSDDSILEADMLVISAGIKPRDELAKLCGLDTGHRGGIVVNDQLQTTDPAIFAIGECALHNGMVYGLVAPGYEMADVVVSNLTGSNKTFTGYDMSTKLKLIGVDVASFGDPFTGRPIVYEDTMKGIYKRINVSDDGKTLIGGILVGEAEAYNMLLQTAKNKVVLPPNPEDVLLGARGGNAEAGAGVLGLPDEAIICSCESVTKATICQAVEAGNETLNDVKKCTKAGTCCGGCVPMVKDLITSTMKAQGKYIRNVICEHFHYSRQELYDLIKVKHLYTFDEVLDTYGHGDGCETCKPVVASILASLWNELILDKGNDTVQDSNDRFLANIQKGGTYSVVPRIPGGEITPAKLLVIAQVALKYNLYTKITGGQRIDLFGAHLSDLPSIWEELIAAGFESGHAYGKALRTVKSCVGSTWCRFGLHDSVSFAIQIEERYRGLRAPHKIKSAVSGCIRECAEAQSKDFGIIATEKGWNLYVGGNGGSKPQHAILLASDLDSDTCIRYIDRFLMFYIKTADPLTRTATWLNKLDGGITYLRNVVVNDSLGIAGQLEAEMQSLVDRYKCEWKEVVDNPELRKRFNHFVNAPGEKDPTVKFDHLREQKKAAEWK; this is translated from the coding sequence ATGAAAATAGTAATCATTGGCAACGGAATGGTGAGCTATAAGTTTTGTGAGAAAATAATCTCAAAGACACACACAACACCACCTCAGATCACGATATTTGGCGAAGAGCCCCGTCCGGCTTACGACCGTGTTCACCTAAGCGAATTTTTCGCCGGCAAAACTGCGGATGACCTCCTCCTCGCACCTGCTGACTGGTACAGCAAAAATAATATTCGGCTGCATACCGGAGACCCTGTTCAACATATAGATCGTGAAAATAAGACCGTTCACTCTTACAAAGGTATCAACGAATCTTATGATTTTCTCATATTCGCCACAGGTTCAGCTGCTTTTGTTCCTCCCATCCCCGGTGTTGACAAAAATGGTGTATTTATATACCGTACCATCGAGGACCTGGAACTAATGCGCGACTACGCCCCCAAAGCAAAGCGTGGCGTAGTGATAGGCGGTGGTCTGTTGGGCCTGGAAGCAGCCAAAGCCATGCTGGACCTCGGCATTCCTGACACCCATGTCATCGAATTTGCGCCAAGACTCATGCCCCGGCAGATTGATGATGCCGGCTCCCGCATTCTCCAATCCAAACTCAGCCAGCTGGGCCTGGAAATTCATACCAACAAGAACACCTCTATTATATTAGGTGATGATACCATCACGGGTTTACAATTTTCCGACGACTCTATCCTTGAGGCAGACATGCTTGTGATCTCTGCAGGTATCAAGCCCAGAGATGAACTGGCAAAACTGTGCGGTCTGGATACCGGCCACAGAGGCGGCATAGTAGTCAACGACCAGCTGCAAACCACCGACCCGGCCATCTTTGCCATTGGTGAATGCGCCTTACATAATGGTATGGTTTATGGCCTCGTTGCCCCCGGCTATGAAATGGCGGATGTAGTCGTTTCTAACCTCACCGGCAGCAACAAAACCTTTACCGGTTACGACATGAGCACCAAACTCAAACTCATCGGCGTAGATGTAGCCAGCTTCGGAGATCCTTTTACCGGCCGTCCGATTGTATATGAAGACACCATGAAAGGCATCTATAAACGTATTAATGTATCTGACGATGGTAAAACACTGATAGGCGGTATTCTCGTTGGGGAAGCGGAAGCTTACAACATGCTCCTGCAAACCGCTAAGAACAAAGTGGTGCTGCCCCCCAATCCTGAAGATGTACTGCTCGGCGCCCGCGGAGGCAATGCTGAAGCAGGTGCCGGGGTATTAGGCCTGCCTGACGAAGCCATCATCTGTAGCTGTGAAAGTGTGACCAAAGCCACCATCTGCCAGGCAGTAGAAGCAGGTAATGAAACACTGAATGATGTAAAGAAATGTACCAAAGCCGGTACCTGCTGTGGAGGTTGCGTACCTATGGTCAAAGACCTCATCACTTCTACCATGAAGGCACAGGGCAAATACATCCGTAATGTGATCTGCGAACACTTCCACTATTCCCGCCAGGAATTGTACGACCTGATCAAAGTAAAACACCTGTATACTTTCGATGAAGTACTGGACACTTACGGTCATGGCGATGGCTGCGAAACCTGCAAACCCGTAGTCGCCTCCATCCTGGCCAGCCTCTGGAACGAACTCATTCTCGACAAAGGCAATGACACCGTTCAGGATTCCAACGACCGTTTCCTCGCCAATATCCAGAAAGGTGGTACCTACTCAGTAGTACCCCGCATTCCCGGTGGCGAAATCACCCCTGCTAAATTACTGGTCATCGCACAAGTGGCCCTTAAATACAATCTCTACACCAAAATCACAGGTGGTCAACGTATAGACCTGTTCGGAGCTCACCTCAGCGATCTGCCTTCCATCTGGGAAGAGTTGATCGCTGCGGGCTTCGAAAGTGGCCATGCGTATGGCAAAGCACTGCGTACAGTAAAAAGCTGTGTAGGTTCTACCTGGTGCCGTTTTGGTCTGCACGACAGTGTAAGCTTCGCTATTCAGATAGAAGAACGCTATCGTGGTTTGCGTGCACCACATAAAATTAAATCAGCTGTATCAGGTTGTATCCGTGAATGTGCTGAAGCCCAGAGCAAAGACTTTGGCATCATCGCTACCGAAAAAGGCTGGAACCTGTATGTAGGTGGCAATGGTGGTTCCAAACCACAACACGCCATCCTGCTGGCTTCGGACCTGGACAGCGACACCTGCATCCGCTACATCGATCGCTTTCTCATGTTCTATATCAAAACTGCAGACCCACTCACGCGTACGGCTACATGGCTCAACAAGCTGGATGGTGGCATTACCTACCTCCGCAATGTAGTCGTGAACGATAGTCTGGGTATTGCAGGCCAGCTGGAAGCAGAAATGCAATCCCTCGTAGACAGGTACAAGTGCGAATGGAAAGAAGTGGTTGACAATCCAGAACTCCGCAAGCGATTCAATCACTTCGTAAACGCCCCCGGCGAAAAAGATCCTACCGTAAAATTTGATCATCTCAGAGAACAAAAAAAAGCTGCCGAATGGAAATAA
- a CDS encoding molybdopterin-dependent oxidoreductase encodes MASYKTTCCYCGVGCGIVVHQDRQGKIQVEGDKDHPVNRGMLCSKGMNLHYTVMDTSDRLLYPEMRYNRHLPRQRVSWDQALNRTAAVFTKIIQQYGPDAVAFYASGQCLTEEYYVVNKLIKGFIGSNNIDTNSRLCMSSAVAAYKLALGEDSVPGAYDDLELADCIFVAGANPAWCHPILWRRVEAAKAANPDLKIIVSDPRVTQSCAMADLHLQIHPGTDIVLHHAIGRVLIEQGHIDPLFIRDHTDGFQQYRDIVMERSIASAAEICDIPENAIYEAASLIGNASGFMTLWTMGLNQSVVGVRKNLSLINLHLITGQIGKPGAGPFSLTGQPNAMGGREVGGLSNLLPAHRVLDNPAHRKEVQAFWGGVPLSEKPGLTATEMFTALNDGKLKAIWIMCTNPLVSLPDARLAEAALKKAKFVVVQEISNRPETLQYADVILPAAAWTEKEGTMTNAERRISYLQKLTTPPGEALPDSEIICRFAIKMGFHGFDYENTAAIYDEHCRLTAGTNIDVSGLSYSTLQEKRTVQWPYPQGEKGFGTPRLFTDHTFYTQTGKAAIHSFPDGNNSTPPDPELPLILTTGRIRDQWHTMSKTGKVSKLKQHIPAPLLEIHPDDAAERGIKVDDIVEIYNANGNVRVKAQLSTNIKKGVVFLPMHWGKTLNSDLNRANNLTHTLVDPISKQPDLKYTAVQVRRFQKPTQRIIIIGAGAGACGFVKSYRTMNTTDEITVFSKENFPFYNRVMLPDYISGTQQWQQLVKMTDEEEASLKVNLLRGISIVDIDRRHKTVTDSLGNEHQYDILILAMGSRAAMLKGVPPLKGVFTMRNRLDADAFIKHIDPAKGKVMIAGGGLLGIELAASLREIGIEVGVLQRTSRLMSAQLDKLGSQLLYEELSDRGIEILYNDEIERFTGIQALDGIRLKSGRHVPCQAVVLSIGTTPNIELAQASQLTCNRGVIVNDYMQTSDPAIFAIGEIAEFKGTLYGITAAAEQQAAVVAKFLSGDISTYYQGSLFMNILKMHGTDLCSMGTVETPNDPAYEEVVFIDKSKRYYKKCVIHNDRLIGAILIGDKSEFLEFRDLIANKIELSEKRLALLRSNKKATPVIGKLICSCGSVGEGNIKEKIKEGMHTLEGICQATGAGSGCGSCKPEVKAILEKILQPC; translated from the coding sequence ATGGCTTCATACAAAACAACCTGTTGCTATTGCGGAGTAGGATGTGGGATCGTCGTGCACCAGGACAGGCAGGGAAAGATCCAGGTAGAGGGAGATAAAGATCATCCTGTAAACAGGGGCATGCTTTGCTCCAAAGGGATGAATCTTCACTATACTGTGATGGACACCAGCGACCGGTTGCTCTACCCTGAGATGCGCTACAACCGCCACTTACCCAGGCAACGCGTATCATGGGATCAGGCACTGAATCGCACTGCCGCCGTGTTTACAAAAATCATTCAACAATATGGCCCGGATGCAGTAGCCTTCTACGCATCCGGGCAATGCCTTACAGAAGAATATTATGTAGTCAATAAACTCATCAAAGGATTCATTGGGAGTAATAACATAGATACCAACTCACGCCTTTGTATGAGCAGTGCCGTTGCTGCTTACAAACTGGCGTTGGGCGAAGACAGTGTACCCGGTGCTTACGATGACCTTGAACTCGCTGACTGCATCTTCGTAGCTGGTGCGAACCCTGCATGGTGTCATCCTATTCTCTGGCGGCGTGTAGAAGCTGCGAAAGCTGCTAATCCTGATTTGAAAATTATCGTCAGCGATCCCCGTGTTACACAGAGTTGTGCTATGGCAGATCTGCATTTGCAAATTCATCCCGGTACCGACATTGTATTACATCATGCCATTGGCCGTGTATTAATAGAACAGGGACATATAGATCCACTATTCATTCGCGATCATACAGATGGTTTTCAACAATACAGGGATATCGTGATGGAACGCAGCATAGCAAGTGCTGCCGAAATTTGTGATATACCTGAAAATGCTATCTACGAAGCTGCATCACTGATTGGAAATGCATCTGGCTTCATGACTCTCTGGACCATGGGGCTTAATCAAAGTGTAGTTGGTGTACGCAAAAATCTCAGCCTGATCAATCTTCATTTGATTACAGGACAGATAGGCAAACCCGGTGCAGGACCTTTCTCCCTCACGGGCCAACCCAATGCCATGGGGGGCCGTGAAGTGGGTGGCTTATCTAACCTGCTGCCGGCACATCGTGTATTGGATAATCCGGCGCATCGCAAAGAAGTACAGGCGTTCTGGGGTGGCGTGCCGCTATCAGAAAAACCCGGTCTCACCGCCACAGAGATGTTCACAGCACTCAATGATGGTAAACTAAAAGCCATCTGGATCATGTGTACTAATCCGTTGGTAAGCTTACCTGATGCGCGATTGGCAGAAGCAGCTTTAAAGAAAGCAAAGTTTGTAGTGGTACAGGAAATATCCAATCGCCCTGAAACCTTGCAATATGCTGATGTGATCCTTCCCGCCGCTGCCTGGACGGAAAAGGAAGGTACCATGACGAATGCAGAACGCCGCATCAGTTATCTCCAAAAACTCACAACACCTCCCGGCGAAGCGCTGCCTGATTCAGAGATCATCTGTCGCTTTGCAATCAAGATGGGCTTCCATGGTTTTGATTATGAAAATACTGCCGCTATCTATGATGAGCATTGCCGCCTCACAGCGGGGACCAACATCGATGTAAGCGGCTTAAGTTATTCTACTTTACAGGAAAAACGTACCGTGCAATGGCCGTACCCACAGGGGGAAAAAGGATTTGGTACACCGCGTCTTTTCACAGATCATACTTTTTATACCCAAACCGGCAAGGCAGCGATTCACTCTTTTCCTGACGGGAATAACTCTACCCCTCCTGATCCTGAGCTACCACTCATTCTTACCACAGGCCGTATACGCGACCAGTGGCATACCATGAGTAAGACAGGTAAAGTGAGCAAACTAAAACAACATATTCCAGCGCCACTATTAGAGATCCATCCTGACGATGCAGCAGAAAGAGGCATCAAAGTGGATGATATCGTTGAGATTTACAATGCTAACGGCAATGTACGTGTGAAAGCACAGCTCAGTACCAATATCAAGAAAGGAGTGGTCTTCCTGCCTATGCACTGGGGCAAGACACTCAACAGTGATCTGAACAGGGCAAACAACCTGACCCATACGCTGGTAGATCCTATTTCCAAACAACCTGACTTAAAATACACCGCAGTACAGGTACGGCGTTTTCAAAAGCCTACACAACGTATCATTATTATCGGTGCGGGTGCAGGTGCCTGTGGTTTTGTAAAGTCGTACCGGACGATGAATACAACAGATGAAATCACTGTATTCAGCAAAGAAAACTTCCCTTTCTATAACAGGGTCATGCTCCCTGACTATATAAGTGGTACCCAGCAATGGCAACAGCTGGTAAAGATGACAGATGAAGAAGAAGCTTCACTAAAAGTGAATCTGCTCAGAGGCATCAGCATCGTAGATATAGATCGCAGGCACAAAACAGTCACAGATAGCCTGGGTAATGAACACCAGTATGATATCCTTATTCTGGCGATGGGTTCAAGAGCAGCCATGCTCAAGGGTGTACCACCATTAAAAGGTGTATTCACTATGCGCAACAGATTGGATGCCGATGCGTTTATCAAACATATCGACCCGGCCAAAGGAAAGGTGATGATTGCAGGTGGTGGTCTCTTAGGCATCGAACTCGCAGCTTCGCTCAGAGAGATTGGGATAGAAGTAGGTGTACTGCAACGTACCTCCCGCCTCATGTCCGCACAATTGGATAAACTGGGTAGCCAGTTATTGTATGAAGAACTGAGTGACAGAGGAATTGAAATATTGTACAATGATGAAATAGAGCGCTTCACAGGCATACAAGCATTAGATGGTATCAGGTTGAAAAGTGGCCGGCATGTACCTTGCCAGGCAGTCGTACTCTCCATAGGTACCACCCCAAATATAGAGCTGGCGCAGGCTTCACAGCTCACCTGCAATAGAGGAGTGATTGTAAATGATTACATGCAAACCAGTGATCCTGCAATATTTGCTATCGGAGAAATCGCAGAGTTCAAAGGTACGCTCTATGGTATTACAGCTGCTGCAGAGCAACAGGCGGCCGTGGTAGCGAAGTTCCTGAGTGGAGATATCAGCACTTATTACCAGGGCTCACTCTTCATGAACATCCTGAAGATGCATGGCACGGACCTTTGTTCCATGGGCACTGTAGAGACACCAAACGACCCGGCCTATGAAGAAGTTGTATTCATCGATAAGTCCAAGCGCTATTATAAAAAGTGTGTCATTCACAATGACCGGCTCATTGGCGCTATATTAATAGGTGATAAATCAGAGTTCCTGGAGTTCAGGGACCTGATAGCCAATAAGATTGAATTATCAGAGAAACGATTAGCCCTGTTACGGTCCAACAAGAAGGCGACTCCTGTAATCGGAAAGCTCATTTGCAGTTGTGGTAGTGTGGGAGAAGGGAACATCAAAGAGAAGATCAAAGAAGGGATGCACACGCTGGAAGGCATCTGTCAGGCTACAGGAGCAGGATCTGGCTGTGGTAGCTGCAAGCCGGAGGTAAAGGCGATCCTTGAAAAGATATTACAACCATGCTAA
- a CDS encoding rubredoxin domain-containing protein: MLKKTQTIQINFTGGIISPGYLLSILEIAETAKISEVRFGQRQQLIIEVSAQTARLFEDHVSTTPNIISAYPATGIFISNTWLSEGIYKDVFEMLNWESKLKINVCDSRNTFTPFFTGHLNWIAGTQPNYWHLVFRYPKSTQLYAWPEQLYTNHIGELSRQLETQLLNHEPIQGVAVEKDLQLPDFHLPYYEGFNKYDQYYWLGIYRRNEYFPVSFLKGLCHICMETKTGQLYATPWKSLIIRNIEQEHRPLWDYLLGKYGINVRHAANELNWQIPDNNEDALVLKRHIIRHFDNADVRTYGLCFSVGHHCFGSIVITQQEAKYKTALKGQLRYDISYTPDFNPNSGTLINYRSGVAKEHLGPYITSLCKYFYERHNTNDPLPGYVAAHTVAIPPVEKYVHQCPACLSIYDEQMGDPDQSIVPNTTFEQLPAHYKCALCDGPKADFKQVSYATLTA; encoded by the coding sequence ATGCTAAAGAAAACACAGACCATACAGATCAATTTTACGGGTGGAATTATTTCTCCCGGCTACCTGCTGTCTATCTTAGAAATCGCGGAAACAGCGAAGATATCGGAGGTACGTTTTGGACAGCGGCAGCAACTGATCATAGAAGTATCTGCTCAAACGGCCCGATTATTCGAGGATCATGTCAGTACCACACCCAATATCATCAGCGCTTATCCGGCCACCGGTATCTTCATTTCCAATACCTGGCTCTCTGAAGGTATCTATAAAGATGTCTTTGAAATGCTGAATTGGGAGTCGAAACTCAAGATCAATGTCTGTGATAGCCGCAATACCTTTACTCCTTTCTTTACAGGGCACCTGAACTGGATAGCAGGTACGCAACCCAATTACTGGCATTTGGTATTTCGCTATCCGAAGAGCACCCAGCTCTATGCATGGCCGGAACAGTTGTACACAAATCACATCGGTGAATTGAGCAGACAGCTGGAAACACAGCTGCTGAACCATGAACCGATTCAGGGTGTAGCCGTGGAGAAAGACCTGCAATTACCAGACTTTCACCTGCCTTACTATGAGGGTTTCAATAAGTACGATCAGTATTACTGGCTGGGTATTTACCGCCGGAATGAATACTTCCCTGTTTCATTTCTGAAAGGGCTCTGTCATATCTGTATGGAAACAAAGACCGGCCAACTCTATGCTACACCCTGGAAATCATTGATCATCAGGAATATTGAGCAGGAACACCGCCCGCTGTGGGATTATTTATTAGGGAAGTATGGCATCAATGTACGACATGCCGCCAATGAACTGAACTGGCAGATACCAGATAATAATGAGGATGCACTGGTGCTCAAACGCCACATCATCCGGCACTTTGATAATGCGGATGTACGTACTTACGGGCTTTGTTTCAGTGTAGGTCATCATTGCTTTGGGAGCATCGTCATCACACAGCAGGAGGCGAAATACAAGACAGCGCTCAAGGGACAACTCCGTTACGATATCAGCTATACGCCGGACTTCAATCCCAACTCTGGCACTCTGATCAATTACCGGTCCGGGGTAGCCAAAGAACATCTGGGGCCCTACATCACTTCACTCTGCAAATACTTTTACGAAAGACACAACACCAATGATCCGCTGCCGGGTTATGTTGCAGCACATACGGTAGCTATACCACCTGTGGAAAAATACGTGCACCAGTGTCCTGCATGCCTGAGTATCTATGATGAGCAAATGGGGGATCCTGATCAGTCAATAGTGCCCAATACCACATTTGAGCAATTGCCAGCACACTATAAGTGTGCACTCTGTGATGGGCCCAAAGCGGATTTTAAACAGGTTTCGTATGCTACACTTACGGCATAA